A window of the Coprobacter fastidiosus genome harbors these coding sequences:
- a CDS encoding helix-turn-helix domain-containing protein, translated as MSSNIEIRRICAWCKQEFIAHKTTTTCCSHRCANLLYKQKKREASIRANNQVVEKVIKEKPIEKIRDKPILTITEAATYIGVIRHTLYGYLKRGELKASRLGYKFLLKKEDIDDLFNKPIEFKIPVRDKPSINDFYTTTEVKEKYDVKDSWIFHIAKEHNIPRTFHFGKTYWSKKHINDYFAKKAPDPEIKEWYSTQDMQEKFGMTLTAIYSFVSENAIPKKKVGIMVYYSKKHVDIAKGLIAPEEPKYYTIAEVMERFNLTRDQLYHYVKYHNIPRIKVGKYTKILRAELDKFFEPPKIE; from the coding sequence ATGAGTAGCAACATTGAAATCAGACGAATCTGTGCGTGGTGCAAGCAAGAATTCATTGCACATAAAACAACCACAACCTGTTGTTCGCACAGATGTGCAAACCTTCTGTATAAACAGAAGAAACGTGAAGCTTCCATTAGAGCTAACAACCAGGTTGTCGAAAAAGTCATCAAGGAAAAGCCGATTGAAAAGATCAGAGACAAGCCTATTCTTACTATCACAGAAGCTGCCACATACATTGGAGTAATCCGACATACTCTTTATGGCTATCTGAAAAGAGGTGAATTAAAAGCCTCCCGACTTGGATATAAATTTCTATTGAAAAAGGAAGATATTGATGACTTATTCAATAAGCCTATAGAATTTAAAATTCCGGTCAGAGACAAACCTTCCATTAATGATTTCTACACCACCACCGAAGTCAAGGAGAAGTATGACGTAAAGGATTCCTGGATATTCCATATCGCAAAGGAACATAATATCCCACGAACCTTTCACTTTGGGAAAACCTATTGGAGCAAAAAGCATATTAATGACTACTTTGCAAAGAAAGCTCCCGATCCTGAAATCAAGGAATGGTACAGCACGCAAGACATGCAAGAGAAGTTTGGCATGACACTGACGGCCATCTATTCTTTTGTATCAGAGAATGCCATTCCCAAAAAGAAAGTCGGCATCATGGTGTATTACTCCAAGAAGCATGTGGACATTGCCAAAGGTCTCATAGCTCCCGAAGAGCCCAAATACTACACCATTGCCGAAGTGATGGAGCGATTCAATCTGACACGGGATCAACTCTACCATTATGTGAAATACCATAATATCCCCCGTATCAAGGTCGGTAAATATACCAAGATCCTGCGAGCAGAGCTAGACAAGTTCTTTGAGCCTCCAAAGATAGAATGA
- a CDS encoding site-specific integrase, with the protein MTLTCTNVTLRQKSLRNDRISLYLDYYPAIRNPYTMKMSRREFLGIYIYAKPKNEQQRMFNQDMLNKAEAIRCIRVQSLINEEFGFLDKNKQKVDFLAYFRTKAREKYEKWDCVYNHFEKFVGGKCTFGDVTVELCEKFRDYLLKCKQINHPNAYISRNSAAGYYSTFRAPLKIAYKEKMLRENLNDFLEKIEWKEVKKEYLTLDEVKKLAATPCKIPVLKQASLFACMTGLRISDILKLDWRDFEVGPDQGYYIRICTEKTETEATLPISQEALKLCGEWGTGKVFKGLTRSMTHHPLKQWIAEAGIRKHITFHCFRHSYAVIQISLGTDIYTVSKMLTHKNVTTTQIYADLVNSKKRETANKISLK; encoded by the coding sequence ATGACACTTACATGCACCAACGTAACTCTGAGACAAAAGTCATTGCGTAACGACCGCATATCTCTTTATCTGGATTATTACCCGGCCATCCGCAATCCTTACACGATGAAGATGAGTCGCCGGGAATTCCTCGGCATCTACATCTATGCCAAGCCCAAGAACGAGCAGCAAAGAATGTTCAATCAGGATATGCTGAACAAGGCAGAGGCCATTCGCTGTATTCGTGTCCAGTCGCTTATCAATGAAGAATTCGGGTTTCTAGACAAGAACAAGCAAAAGGTAGATTTCCTTGCCTACTTCCGGACAAAGGCACGGGAAAAGTATGAGAAATGGGATTGTGTTTACAATCACTTTGAGAAATTTGTCGGCGGTAAATGTACCTTTGGCGATGTCACCGTAGAACTGTGCGAGAAGTTCAGGGATTACCTGCTCAAATGCAAACAGATCAATCATCCCAATGCTTATATCTCACGCAATTCTGCAGCCGGCTATTATTCTACTTTCCGAGCTCCGTTGAAAATAGCCTATAAAGAAAAAATGTTGCGTGAGAATTTGAACGACTTTCTGGAAAAAATCGAATGGAAAGAGGTCAAGAAAGAGTATCTGACACTTGATGAAGTCAAGAAACTGGCAGCTACACCCTGCAAGATTCCAGTCTTGAAACAAGCCTCCCTGTTTGCTTGCATGACAGGCCTCCGTATCAGTGATATTCTGAAGCTGGACTGGCGTGATTTTGAAGTCGGCCCGGATCAAGGCTATTACATCCGTATCTGCACCGAAAAGACAGAAACCGAGGCCACCCTCCCCATCAGTCAGGAGGCACTGAAGTTGTGTGGCGAATGGGGCACCGGAAAAGTCTTCAAAGGCTTAACCCGCTCCATGACCCATCATCCCCTGAAACAATGGATTGCCGAAGCCGGAATCAGAAAGCACATAACCTTCCACTGTTTTAGGCACTCGTATGCGGTCATCCAAATCTCTTTAGGTACAGACATTTACACAGTATCGAAAATGCTGACGCATAAGAATGTCACCACTACTCAAATTTATGCTGATTTGGTCAATTCCAAGAAGAGAGAGACGGCGAATAAGATTTCGCTGAAATAA
- a CDS encoding reverse transcriptase domain-containing protein, with protein sequence MTDTWESLFKECAVENNHTENYLKECFEYAGSLHQRNLPVIFDFVHLAMYFECCAETLKGMVANVEKHYTEYKIRKKSGGDRLIEAPDFLLKNMQRWIYINILCKDLSINDCVHGFIPAFKNRDKVRGILTNAAPHAGHDWLINVDLKNFFHTVELDNVNNYFHSLGYEDEVVKTLTALCTYKSRLPQGAPTSPMLSNIIASRMDEMMLEYCKKRGIVYTRYADDLTFSADYDVKIPALEDIYKIVYLNGFKVNRMKTKVRYKGCKQEVTGLTVTNGVHVSQKYKKEILRELHFCKKFGVYEHYQHLKTTKGLYKDWLRGKIMFVRQIDPACGNKMLEQFNELNWLV encoded by the coding sequence ATGACAGATACTTGGGAGTCTCTTTTTAAAGAATGTGCCGTAGAAAACAACCATACGGAAAATTATTTGAAGGAATGTTTTGAATATGCAGGGAGTTTGCACCAGCGAAATCTCCCTGTGATATTTGATTTTGTTCATCTTGCCATGTATTTTGAATGTTGCGCAGAAACCCTCAAAGGAATGGTTGCAAATGTTGAGAAACATTATACAGAATACAAAATCAGGAAAAAGTCTGGTGGTGATAGATTAATAGAAGCACCTGATTTTTTGCTGAAAAATATGCAGCGATGGATTTATATAAATATACTTTGTAAAGATTTATCAATAAACGATTGCGTTCATGGATTTATACCAGCATTTAAAAATAGGGACAAAGTACGCGGTATCTTGACAAATGCTGCACCTCATGCGGGGCATGACTGGCTGATTAATGTTGATTTGAAGAATTTTTTTCATACAGTAGAACTAGATAATGTGAATAATTATTTTCATTCTCTAGGATATGAAGATGAAGTGGTTAAAACATTAACTGCCTTATGTACATATAAGTCTCGACTACCACAAGGTGCGCCAACAAGTCCAATGTTATCAAATATCATAGCATCGAGAATGGATGAGATGATGTTAGAATATTGTAAAAAACGAGGAATAGTTTATACACGTTATGCTGATGATCTAACATTTTCGGCTGATTATGATGTTAAGATTCCAGCTCTTGAAGACATCTATAAAATCGTATATCTTAATGGATTTAAAGTAAATCGGATGAAAACAAAAGTACGTTATAAAGGATGTAAGCAAGAGGTTACAGGTTTGACTGTAACAAATGGAGTACATGTATCGCAAAAGTATAAAAAGGAAATATTACGTGAATTGCATTTTTGTAAGAAGTTTGGAGTATATGAACATTATCAACATTTGAAAACGACAAAGGGATTGTACAAAGACTGGTTAAGGGGAAAGATAATGTTTGTAAGACAGATTGACCCTGCATGCGGAAATAAGATGTTAGAACAGTTTAATGAACTTAATTGGTTGGTATAA
- a CDS encoding phosphoribosyltransferase-like protein codes for MRIPSENLQKRIVDTIRYRFYDRLELYDVYRWLDNFQDDEQEMAVSVLEKLEYYREEDLLGMLLSKLNTIFKDLWGEIQKPFRVLFMPLGKPGKSGHVIMYLVKNLFRNQTPKNIKGIMYYNHPKDIDVQSLIDEDVIIFLDDIIGSGDSFATDCKLTFEKEKNGKILQINNEWTIGNIVKENAPYKIVLLSCILMDKGKTRLERDFPYVKLYGDVRVHAFSKNKSPFGGYLKMKKIREFCYKYGQQICRRRELGYSNSQALVLFAHAVPNNTLPIIWVDKYEDNGVKYWQPLIARNQLKKQNMAFIQRMDNNRWVFKLSQFFGVDLDNPDWKGIIQDKNVKLTYLLRCLEKKMPEVVIANEMGLTNDDMASIFEEGEKIGMWDKDHKVTYEAQKALAEASKIFRIENKEKGFFYVDDRDYMYIPETFRGKS; via the coding sequence ATGAGAATACCATCAGAGAATTTGCAGAAAAGAATAGTAGATACTATTAGGTACAGATTTTACGATAGGTTAGAATTGTATGATGTGTACCGATGGCTCGACAACTTTCAAGATGACGAACAGGAAATGGCTGTATCTGTATTGGAAAAGTTGGAGTATTATCGTGAAGAAGATCTGTTGGGAATGCTATTATCAAAACTTAATACTATCTTTAAAGATCTGTGGGGCGAGATTCAAAAACCATTTCGTGTTTTGTTTATGCCACTGGGTAAACCTGGGAAAAGTGGACATGTCATTATGTATTTGGTAAAAAATCTGTTCAGAAATCAAACGCCTAAGAACATAAAAGGAATAATGTATTATAATCATCCCAAGGATATAGACGTTCAATCTTTGATAGATGAAGATGTCATAATATTCCTTGATGACATAATTGGCTCTGGAGATTCATTTGCAACAGACTGTAAACTAACGTTTGAGAAAGAAAAGAACGGAAAGATACTGCAAATAAATAATGAATGGACAATAGGTAATATTGTAAAAGAAAATGCACCATATAAGATCGTCCTTTTGAGCTGTATCCTGATGGACAAAGGAAAGACTAGGTTAGAACGTGATTTCCCATACGTAAAACTGTATGGAGATGTCAGAGTTCATGCGTTTAGTAAAAATAAATCGCCTTTTGGAGGATATCTTAAGATGAAAAAAATCAGGGAGTTCTGTTATAAATATGGTCAACAGATATGTAGAAGACGAGAATTAGGCTATTCCAATTCACAAGCTTTGGTTTTGTTCGCCCATGCTGTTCCTAACAATACACTACCAATAATATGGGTTGATAAGTATGAAGACAATGGTGTAAAATATTGGCAGCCTTTGATTGCACGGAATCAGCTGAAAAAACAAAACATGGCTTTTATTCAAAGGATGGACAATAATAGATGGGTTTTTAAATTGTCTCAGTTCTTTGGAGTTGATTTGGATAATCCGGACTGGAAGGGTATTATCCAAGATAAAAATGTAAAATTAACATATCTGTTGAGATGCTTAGAGAAAAAAATGCCAGAAGTGGTTATAGCCAATGAGATGGGATTGACTAATGATGATATGGCTTCTATATTTGAGGAAGGAGAGAAAATTGGCATGTGGGATAAAGACCATAAAGTTACATACGAGGCCCAGAAAGCACTAGCTGAAGCATCTAAGATATTTAGAATTGAGAATAAGGAAAAAGGATTTTTCTATGTGGATGATAGAGACTATATGTATATACCAGAGACTTTCAGGGGGAAGTCATAG